TCATAGGTGTCGGACCCAGGCCTAGACCGCGTCTCTCCTTCCCTTCAAACTGTGACTTTTTACGGACTCGGGAGGGCATTGCACAGCCCCCCAGGTGCTACGAGGTGGGGGGCACTGGATGGAATTAAACGGAAAAGCAACTCCTTTTCGGTGTCCTTGCTCGCTCTCACTGCGCCGCACACCGGGCTGGGAGAAAAGGCCCGGGCTGGGCCCAGGTGCGTAGGCGGGTCGGAAGGAGAAGCCGGGCACGTGACCCTGGaaacgggggagggggggcgcACTGTGTTTGCGCATGCTCAAGAGCGGAGCAGCCTAAAGACGCACCGCGCAAGCGCACGCACGTTTGCGGACGTCGCACGCACGGCACGGGACGGTTGCTGATATGAAGGATCCTGACCTAGTTCTTCGCAAGGTGTCAGCGTTGCAGGTCGTGTTGGAGCTGCGAATGCACCTGGGGTCAGGGACGGGGACTGGGACCTTCGGCGAGATGCAGCTGTCACATAACGTCCCTTTACCTGCATAATGCCCCGCTGGGGCGGGGTTGGGGAAGAGCTAAGAGAACCTTCAAGCAAGGGGAAGGGTCCAGCCCAGAGCATCAAAACACGGTTGCCCATCCCTGGCCCATGACGGTGTTCTCTCTGGCAGACCCCGTGGCCTCCCCAGAAACATCCAAGATATCTCTTTTAGGCTAGGGATgtaacccgtgtgtgtgtgtgtgtgtgtgtgtgtgtgtgtgtgtgtgtgtgtgtgtgtttgataccccttttctttctctttccgtgtgtgtgtgtgtgtgtgtgtgtgtgtgtgtgtttgctagggtccgtgtgtgtgtgtgtgtgtgtgtttgaaccccttttctttctctttccgtgtgtgtgtgtgtgtgtgtgtgtgtgtgtgtgtgtggtgtgtgtgtgtgtttgataccccttttcgtgtgtgtgtgtgtgtgtgtgtgtgtgtggtgtgtgtgtgtggtgtgtgtgtatgtgtttgataCCCCTTttctttccgtgtgtgtgtgtgtgtgtgtgtggtgtgtgtgtgtgtttgataccccttttctttctctttcgtgtggtgtgtgtgtgtgtgtgtgtgtttgataccccttttcttctctttccgtgtgtgtgtgtgtggtccgtgtgtgtgtgtgtggtgtgtgtgtgtgtgtgtgtttgataccccttttctttctcttttgtgtgtgtgtgtgtgtgtgtgtgtggtgtgtgtgtgtgtgtgtgtgtgtgtttgataccccttttctttctctttcctgtgtgtgtgtgtgtgtggtgtgtgtgtgtgtgtgtgtggtgtgtgtgtggtgtgtgtgtgtgtgtgtgtgtgtgtgtttgataccccttttctttctcttgtgtgtgtgtgtgtgtgtgtggtgtgtgtgtgtgtgtgtgtgtttgataccccttttctttctctttccgtgtgtgtgtgtgtgtgtgtgtgtgtgtgtgtgtttgatacccctttcttttctttgtgtgtgtgtgtgtgtgtgtgtgtgtgtgtgtgtttgataccccccttttccttttctctttccgtgtgtgtgtgtgtgtgtgtgtgtgtgtttgataccccttttctttctctttgtgtgtgtgtgtgtgtgtgtgtgtgtgtggtgtgtgtgtgtggtgtgtgtgtatgtgtttgataccccttttctttctctttgtgtgtgtgtgtgtgtgtgtgtgtgtgtgtgtgtgtgtgtgtgtgtgtgtgtgtgtgtgtgtgtgtgtgtgtgtgtttgatatgtgtgtgtgtgtgtgtgtgtgtgtgtgtgtgtgtgtgtgtgtgtgtgtgtgtgtgtgtgtgtgtgtgtgtgtgtgtgtgtgtgtgtgtgtgtgtggtgtgtgtgtctgtgtgataccccttttctttctctttccgtgtgtgtgtgtgtgtgtgtgtgtgtgtgcgcgtgtgtgtttgtttgtttgtttagatagatgttctctgtgtagccctggctgtcctggaacttgctctgtagaccaggctggtctcgaactcaagcgatccacctgcctctgcctgccaagttcaTTGCTTAAAGGTGTGGGCCAACAACGCTCGGCTCAAGATACCCATTTTCTAAAAGCATTAAGAGGCATTTCCCCCCTTGTTCTCCACATTAGGCTGGTATCCGGGGCTTTTTGGTCCGGCGTCAATTCCAGAGCCTTCGAGCTGAGTATGAAGCAGTTGTACAAGAGATCGAGGGAGACCTCAGCACACTTCAGTGGACCAGGGGCTGGATTCCCAAGCCCATCTTTCTCCCAGAGGTAGCACAGACCCCCCCcagggggaagaggaaaggagagccTGGTACAGGGCTCTGatttattgtatgtgtgggtgttttgcctgctgtctctaccatgtgtatgcctggtgcccccAAGGTTTCCTCAGCCTTAACCTATTTGCCCTCTGGACTCTTGTTTCCAGAcatctctgggggggggggtgtagccCTTTGATTCtcatgtttctttgctttttcacaAGGCAAAATTTCATCGCTCCTGGAAAGCAGAGAAAGTACCAAACCCAGAGCAGAAACTCTGCAGCCATCTCCCACTTAAAGACTCGGGAAAAGATGGCCTTGTGGAAGACAtgctgaaggaggcaggagggagccCAGCAAAAGCAGGAAGTCTTTGCCGAGATGACTGCCCCTGGCCTCAGCCTGAGCAGGGCAGGAAAGCCAGAGAGAGCTCCCTGCCTGTGGGGAGCAATGCAGGTACCTCTGCCAAGATCAGGGAAAGCCCCTGATCTCCGGGCCTCAGCCTCCCATCTGAAACATGGAAGGATGTGAAAGAGAAGTTGCACCCTTTCTCACCCCATCCCCTTGCCTGATGAGTGTGGAGGGCTGCCAGGATCTAGGGCTAGTGCCCAGTGTCTACCCCTCAAGacattctcctttccttcttccttcaatGAAGTCACAGATTTAGGATTGTCCCAGAGTCAACAAGAACTCCAGGACCAGCGTAACCATTTGGCCATGGAACTGCTGTGGCTACAACAGGCCATCAACAGTCGAAAGGAGGTAGGCAGTGAGAACCTTTCTAAGCAGGGCAAGGGTGGAGGGAGCCTTCTGCCATGTCTGAGCAAGCTTGCTTCTGTTCTTTCCTAACAGTACCTAATTCTCAAGCAAACACTGAGATCCCCAGAAGCAAGCCAGACCAGAGACCAGCCTAACATGTGCCTGGACCACAGGGGACAGGCCTGTGAGAAGATGTGGTTGCAATCAAGCTGCCTCCCTAAGGACCAGTTCTAAGAGACAGGATCCTAGGAAGGCCATGCCATGCAGATGATTCCTGCCAGGAGGGCAGCCCGCAGCTCCAGAAATCCCCAGACAGTCTAGCCTGTACAGGCAAATATGTGGCTGGGGCAAAGGGCTGGGAACTATACTATAGGAAGGCTGCAACACAGCTGGCTCCAGCATTAGAGAGCCAGGTTGGAGGGGACCGGGTTATCAAAGGGCCAGACCACAGAGGACAGGCTGTTAATGAAACCTCCCTACAGCAGTTGAAACACGTAGAGGGTCAGACCCCTGAGGACCCCAGGTCTAGGAGTCCTTGTTCTAGCAAGGCCATGACACAGCTGCCCACACTCTGTGAGAATCCAAATACTGAGGATAAATACTCCAGAAAGCCAACCTACAAAGAGACTGACTGTCACAGAGCCAGGCCACATGATTTGATTATCTCAGAAGGCCACATTTGGGATGGGACATCAGCAGGACTGGAACAAGGTAGCTTGGCTCTCAGAAGGACTAAACCACCCAAGAGCCAGTACCCCAGTGCTAGGAGTTCCAGGCATGGATTAGCAATGAGCTCAGTCAGGAAGGATGGGAAAACCAGAGGACTCTCCTGTGGAGATGAAGATCTCTGAAGAATTTGTCTTCCACAAGAGGACCAGTGGAGGGGCAGACCATGAGAAGCAGGGCGTCAGGCAAGGGGATCCAGGAGAGGAATAGGTTCCTAAAGGGGATGCTATGAAAAAGTCATAAGGGACCTGATGCCACCTCTATCTCCTGTCCTCGCTCCTGGCCATTGGCAGCTTTCAGGCTGAGCTGCAGGGTTGCGCTGGCACAGGAGAAAGATGAAGGGCATACCCTTTTATCCTCTGCCTGTGGATTAATCCAAATTTCACCTTATCTTAGGGTAAGTAAGGTGGGAGGATCGTGGGGAATAAAGGTTTTTCTTGGGTTATAAACCTGTCTGCTTGTATCTGCTGCCTCTGACCAGGACAGGTTCTGGGCCATCTGGTTCACCTTCCACTCACATGGGGCATCATCCCCAAAGCCAGCTAGCAACCATGGCCAAAGCAGTTAGCCATCCTCCTTGGGAACAGCCCCCAGGCTGATCACCCTTGGTCTCAGTTCAAAGGAGCACGAGCCCCAGAGACATCTGTGTGGgaatctctgtctccctctcactGAGCCCAGGGTCTTCATTTTGTAATGTAGGCAGACTGGGCTGCAAAGATAGTTCAGTGTTTGCCTAGCAAACAAGGGCCCGAGCTTGGTCCCAACTGCACACAAACGAAAAAAGTGATGCTATCGACCCTACTCTTTTGAAGCACATCAAAGGCAGATCTGAAACCCTGCCTGCCTTCAGGAAAATGCTCCTGTCCAAGGTGCTTGCAGCCTTCTGGATAAGAAGGCAGGACTCCACCTTTGGCACAGCTCCCAGCCCTGACGTAGTAGCTTGGCAACTGCTCTGTGTCTATGAGGACGTACTATGGCAGCCAAGAGAGTACTGGTATATCGAAATGGGGACCCCTTCTTCCCAGGTCGCCAGCTGGTGGTAACCCAACGCCGCTACCCCACCATGGAGGCTTTCCTTTATGAGGTGACGTCAGTGGTGCAAGCCCCATTGGCTATACGTACCCTCTACACACTTTGTGATGGCCGCCCCGTCACTGACCTGGCTGACTTACAGAACGGAGGGCAGTATGTGGCAGCTGGCTTGGAACGACTCCACAAGGTCCAGTGAGTGGATTGGGGCTGGCCAGTGCCTAGGGAGGGTGGGAGCAATAGTGTATCCAGTCCTTACCTCCAAGTCAACAGGCTTATTTTTCCAAAACCTGGGGAGAGGCTGTATTTTAAGAGGGTAAGTGAGAAACCTGCCTGAAGCTGCACCATCAAATCAGCTGAGCTGTAACTCAGACTGCATTCTGTTACTAAGGCTAATGCCTACCACATCCAGGGCAGCCTGTGGGAACAATTTCTGCAAGTCGAACTTTGTTTAGGAATTACTTTACCCCCCACGCCAATTCAGGCCTGCCTCctgaattctctgtgtagccctggctgtcctggaatcactCTGCAGacccagctggtcttgaactcagagatccacctgcctctgcctcccaaatgctgggattaaaggcgtgtgccaccaacactttC
This DNA window, taken from Cricetulus griseus strain 17A/GY chromosome 2, alternate assembly CriGri-PICRH-1.0, whole genome shotgun sequence, encodes the following:
- the Iqcc gene encoding LOW QUALITY PROTEIN: IQ domain-containing protein C (The sequence of the model RefSeq protein was modified relative to this genomic sequence to represent the inferred CDS: inserted 2 bases in 2 codons), which codes for MKDPDLVLRKVSALQAGIRGFLVRRQFQSLRAEYEAVVQEIEGDLSTLQWTRGWIPKPIFLPEAKFHRSWKAEKVPNPEQKLCSHLPLKDSGKDGLVEDMLKEAGGSPAKAGSLCRDDCPWPQPEQGRKARESSLPVGSNAVTDLGLSQSQQELQDQRNHLAMELLWLQQAINSRKEYLILKQTLRSPEASQTRDQPNMCLDHRGQACEKMWLQSSCLPKDQXLRDRILGRPCHADDSCQEGSPQLQKSPDSLACTGKYVAGAKGWELYYRKAATQLAPALESQVGGDRVIKGPDHRGQAVNETSLQQLKHVEGQTPEDPRSRSPCSSKAMTQLPTLCENPNTEDKYSRKPTYKETDCHRARPHDLIISEGHIWDGTSAGLEQGSLALRRTKPPKSQYPSARSSRHGXSNELSQEGWENQRTLLWR